The genomic window GTTCACCATAATATGGAGTTTGAATTTCTTCTTTATACGTTGGGCTAACTGTCGTAATCATATGCGATGAGACGAGGGCCCCTTTCATGAAACTAACATGCCCGTAAAACTCTAAATGTTCAATCGAAAAATAACGGTCGCTTAAATTTAGCAAATCCCCTAAAATCTCGCGTGGAAAAATGCCTTGAAACTGCAAATTATGAATGGTAAATACCGTTTTCATTTGCGCGTAAAATGAGTTTTTCGTATATTCTTCACGCAATAAAAATGGGATCATTCCTGTGTGCCAATCATGACAATGAATGACATTCGGTTGAAAACCGATGACGGGAAGAGAATCGAGAACGGCTCGACAAAAATATGAAAAACGCTCACCGTCATCATAATGCCCGTATAACGAATCTCGCTTAAAGTAATATTCGTTGTCGACGAAATAGTATGTCATTCCTTCGTATTCTAATTGTTCAATTCCACAATATTGTCTTCTCCAGCCAACACGAACGACAAGCTCAGCAATTTTATTCATTTTTTGGCGCATATGTTGCGGAATGACCCCATATTTAGGAAGCATCACACGCACATCTGTACCGAGCTTTTTCAACTCTTTCGGCAATGCACCTGCAACATCAGCTAAACCACCTGTTTTCACAAACGGTACACACTCTGATACGACAAATAACACTTTCACGATTTCATCAGCGCTCCTTGTATTGTCCCTTTTCGAATGACGATTGGCTGATTCGGTGTTCCAATTAATTTTATCCCATCACCAATGCGAGCATCTTTATCAACAATCACGTATTCAAGATGACAATGATCTCCGATTTGACTTTTTTGCATAATAATACTGCTGCGTACAACAGTTCCTTTTCCTATTTTCACCGCTCTAGAAATAATACTATTTTCAATTTCTCCTTCAATGATGCATCCATTCGCAACCATTGCATTATGCACACAAGCATATGATGTATATTTCGTCGGTGGTTCATCTTTTACTTTCGTATAAATCGGTCTTCCTTTTAAAAACAACTGCTTCCACACATCTGGCTGAAGAAGTTCTAAGCTATGGTGAAAATAACGTTCGATGCTATCAATAACTGCGACATACCCATCATATTCATAGTCACATACGGTTAACCCATTTCCTTCATCACTCACCACATCAACAATACTTCGATATTGATTTCTTTGTTGGTTAGCGATTAAATCAAGCAACAATGATGTTTCTAAAATAAACATATCAAGCGATTTCCCACGATAACATACACGGGTAATGTCGCACCCGTTAGTTATATGACGTCGCAATACTTCCTCATAATCAATATTGCACACCGTATAACTGTTGCAAATAAGAGCGTACTTTTGTGTGCTTCGCAAAAAATAGTCAATATGTTGTTGAAAATGTTGAAACGAACCGATATGAGAAATCGGAAGGTCAGGCGAAGGGAAGAAGAACAATCCATCACGTTTCCGATTCAAGTCCCAATTCTTTCCTGAACCAAGATGGTCCATTAATGAACGATATTGATACTTTGGGAAAATGGCGACACTTTCAATACCTGAGTTCACCATATTTGATAAAACAAAATCAATTAGCCGATAGCGCCCAGCAAATGGAACAGCTGCAATGGAACGTTGGAGTGTCAAATCACTCATTTCCGACTTATATGTCGTTGCATCAATGACCCCAAGCATTAATTTTCCCACGTTTTCTCATCCTCTCTCTCAGAAAAATGTCCCAAAATCTCCTCTGTCACAAGAATGACTTCCCCTTCATATTGATCCGCACAAATAAACGTTCCATCAGGAATTTCCACATTCGGAGGAACAATTGCTTTTTCAATGTATACATTTTTCCCAATCACTGCATTAGGCATAACAACACAATCTTTTACTTTAGCACCTTGTGAAATGTACACCCCTTGAAACAAAACAGAATGCTCCACATCCCCTTCAACAATACATCCCTCATTCACTAAAGACTCCTTCACTTGCGCGTATGGAGCAATATATTGCGGTGGTTCATTCGGGTTCACAGAATAAATGCGCCACGTATGATCAAATAAATTTAATGCTGGAGTATCTTCGAGTAAATCCATATTTGCTTCCCATAAACTTTTGACCGTCCCAACGTCTTTCCAATATCCTTTAAACGGATAGGCCACGAGCCGCTTTTTTTCTTCAATCAGTAAAGGAATAATATCTTTGCCAAAGTCGTGGCTTGAACGATCATTTCGATTGTCCATTTCTAAATACTCTTTCAAAACAGACCATTTAAAAATATAAATGCCCATAGACGCTAAATTGTTTTTCGGATGGGCTGGCTTCTCCTCAAACTCTACAATTTCCATCTCTTCATTTGTGTTCATAATTCCAAAACGGCTCGCTTCTTCCCATGGTACTTCAATAACAGAAATTGTAACATCTGCCTTTTTTCCAATATGGTATTGCAGCATCTCCGCATAATTCATTTTATAAATATGGTCACCGGAAAGAATGAGCACATACTCCGGATCGTATTGCTTCAAGTAGTTTAAGTTTTGGTAAATAGCATTCGCTGTTCCTTTATACCATCGCATTTCCGACGATTCAGCGTACGGAGGGAGAACGGTTACCCCTCCATTTTTCCGATCTAAATCCCATGCACTTCCAATTCCAATATACGTATTTAACTCTAACGGCTGATATTGAGTGAGCACTCCAACAGTATCAATGCCTGAATTAGCACAATTGCTTAATGTAAAATCGATAATGCGGTACTTTCCTCCAAACGGAACAGCTGGTTTAGCTAAATTTTTTGTTAATGAGCTTAATCTACTTCCTTGTCCCCCTGCGAGTAGCATAGCGACGCACTTTTTTCGTACCATGGCTTTCCTTCCCTTCTCTTTTTCTTATTGGTCGTAAAATCGTAATGGCATACGGAGGAATCGTCATCCGAATATGATGCGGCTTTCCGTGATACGGCTCTTCATGTGCCACAAGCACTTTTTTGTTTATGTGCCCCGCACCACCGTACATCACTTCATCGCTATTGAATACTTCTCGATACGATGTAAGAAATGGCACACCGATTTTGTAATCGTCATACACGATATTAGTAAAATTGCAAACGACAATTAACGCGTCTTCTTCTTTTTTTCCTCGTCGAATAAAAGAAAAAATACTTTGTTCAGCATTGTTCACATCAATCCATTCAAACCCATTTGGATCGTGATCACACTCATATAATGCTTTTTGCTTTTTATAAAAATTCGTGAGAGATTTCACGTATTCATCCATTTTTCGATGCATATCAAAATCAAATAATACCCAGTCGAGTTGTTCTAAATCTTTCCACTCATCGAACTGTCCAAACTCCCCACCCATAAACAACAGTTTTTTCCCTGGATGCGTCATAAAATATCCATAAAGCAAGCGAAGTTGAGCAAATTTATCCCAATAATCACCCGGCATTTTATTTAATAACGATTTTTTTCCATGCACCACTTCGTCATGGGATAAAGGTAAAATAAAATTTTCTGTGTAAGCATATAACAAAGAAAATGTCATTTTATGATGCATATATTTTCGATCATGCATGCTCGTTTCCATATAACTTAATACATCGTTCATCCATCCCATGTTCCATTTGTAGTTAAATCCTAACCCACCATCATACGTCGGGGCAGTCACTTTCGGCCAATCTGTTGAATCTTCTGCAATCATTAATACATTCGGATCAAAAGCAAATACAACCTCATTTAATTTTTTTAAAAATGAAATAGCGTATGGATTTGGATGCAGTACATCACTGTTTGGCCAATAAAGCATATTTGCAACCGCATCAACACGAAAACCGTCAATATGATAATGTTCTAACCAAAACAAAGCGTTCGAAATTAAAAAGCTATGCACTTCTGGTTTTCCTAAATCGAAATTTGCTGTTCCCCACACAATATTTTCGCGATCTTGCATATTCATATATTCATATGTCGGCTCACCATCAAACATATATAACCCATGCGCATCTTTACAAAAATGTCCCGGTACCCAATCTAAAATGACTCCAATTCCTTCCTGATGACAACGATCAATGAAATACATTAAATCATGAGGCGTTCCATAACGGCTTGTTGCAGCATAATAACCTGTTCCTTGATATCCCCAAGAACGATCGAGCGGGTGCTCAATAAGCGGCAAAAGTTCAATGTGAGTAAATCCATGTTCAACAACATACGGAATTAACTCATCTGCCATCTCTTTATATGTATAAAATTTGCCATCATCTTTCTTCTTCCATGTACCAAAATGAACTTCATAAATAAACATTGGTTGTTCATAAATCGGTTTTCGCTTCTTTTTTCTTTGCCAAGCTTGATCATTCCATTTATATCCTTTTAAATCATATACAATAGAGGCAGTATTGGGGCGTTTTTCTGCGTAAAAAGCATATGGATCTGCTTTCAGAACGATATGTCCATCTCTTGTCATGATTTCGTATTTGTATAAATGTCCTTCTAAATTTTCAGGGACGACAATCATCCATACTCCTTGCTCGTTTATTTTTGTTAACTTGTGCTTCTCTCCGTTCCAATCGTTAAACGTTCCAACAAGACGAACTTCTCTGGCGTGCGGGGCCCATACACAAAAACGGGTTTGGATCGCTCCATCTCGTTTGATAAGATGTGCACCAAACAATTGATAACTTTGATAAAACGTTCCTTCGTGAAATAAATGCATCTGCAAATCGGTTGGACTCATTGTCAACAAATGTTCATCCATCCTTTCTTAAATGAGTACGAAAACAATTCCGTACTGAATATATTACACGAAGTCATATAAAATTCCTGTAAGAAAATTAAGATATTTTTCGACAATGTTCAACAAATCACATGTTGAATGAAATGAAAATCAATACGAACGTCCATAAATTTGTCGCTTGAGTGACAAATGATAATTATATAAAATAGTTTATAGTAATTATTATTTATTTTTTTTAATATTAATTTTAAATAAAGGAGAATGCATATGTATGATTTTCATCATTTACCGCATATGAAAGTACAAACGACATCAAAGAAAGCTCTTTGGACAACGCTGTTATTAACGACTTTTTTCACCATTGTTGAAATTGTAGGGGGTATTTTGTCTAATTCGCTTGCTCTATTGTCAGACTCAGCCCATATGGCCTCTGACGTCATCGCATTAGGTTTAAGCATGTTTGCCATTTATTTTGCTTCTCGCCCACCAAATAAAAAGTTTACATTTGGCTATTTACGATTTGAAATTATCGCTTCATTTTTAAATGGGCTTGCGCTTGTCATCATTTCCATTGGAATTTTTATTGAAGGAATTCGTCGGTTTATTCATCCTGAAAGCATCCAATTTTCCTTCATGCTAACTATCGCAACGATCGGATTTGTCGTTAATCTTGTGTTAACAATCGTTCTAAGTCGCAGCATAAAAGAAGAAGAAAATTTAAATGTAAAAAGCGCCTTATGGCACTTTATTGGTGACTTACTCAGCTCGATTGGTGTCATCATCTCAGCGATTTTAATTTACTTTACAGGGCTATATATGTTTGATCCACTCATTAGCATCATCATCGGTGCCATTATTTTTGTAGGCGGCTTAAAAATTGTGAGAGAATCGTATTTTATTTTAATGGATGCAGTGCCACATGAATTTGACATCGAGCGTATTCGTGCTGATATCCTTTCTATTGAAGGGGTAGAAGATGTACATGAGTTACACATTTGGTCCATTTCAACAAATCATTATTCCTTAACAGCACACGTTCTTATTCACGAGCATATTCAACCATTTTGTGTTATTTTAGCTATTAATGAAATGTTAAAAGAACGATACAACCTCTCCCATGTCACCGTTCAAGTTGAACATCCTTCTATTCATCAACATGGGGAATATGGAAAGAAATTTTTAGAGAAGAAAAAGAACATGCATGTAGATTTGAGAGAAATATAAAAAAGGACATCTCATATAAATGAGATGTCCTTTTTTACTAGTGACCCGTACGGGATTCGAACCCGTGTTACCGCCGTGAAAGGGCGGTGTCTTAACCACTTGACCAACGGGCCGTGTGTGGCAATGGCGGAGAAGGCGGGATTTGAACCCGCGCGCCGCAAAACGCGACCTAACGGTTTAGCAAACCGTCCCCTTCAGCCACTTGGGTACTTCTCCAAATGGCTCCGCAGGTAGGATTCGAACCTACGACCGCTCGGTTAACAGCCGAGTGCTCTACCACTGAGCTACTGCGGAATAAAGATTATAATGGGCCTAAGTGGACTTGAACCACCGACCTCACGCTTATCAGGCGTGCGCTCTAACCAGCTGAGCTATAGGCCCACGTAAGCGGGTGATGGGAATCGAACCCACGACATCAGCTTGGAAGGCTGAGGTTTTACCACTAAACTACACCCGCGCAATAAATTACTCACATAACTATTTTTTACTTCTACGCTTTGTCATGCCTCTTCCTCTACTCGCTTATTCAATGATGATAGATGCGTCGAGGCAACTCGCCGATTACTCGACGATGTGTCGCTCGTGGCTGAGGTTTTACCACTAAACTACACCCGCACGATAAATTAATTACACAGCTATTTTTTACTTGTACGCTTTATCATACAATTTATGGGGCGACTAGTGGGAATCGAACCCACGAATGCCAGAGCCACAATCTGGTGCGTTAACCACTTCGCCATAGCCGCCACAATGATGCCGGCTGCAGGACTTGAACCCGCAACCTACTGATTACAAGTCAGTTGCTCTACCAATTGAGCTAAGCCGGCACAATATGAAGTGCATCAAACTTTTAGATCGTTTGTCAGTTGTGCCTCTTCCTCTACTAGCGCATTCAATGATGATGGATGCGTCGAGGCAACTCGTAGCTTATTCGCTGAAGCTTTGCTCGTCTCTACCAATTGAGCTAAGCCGGCACAAGAAGAAAATCACTTTATGGCGGAGGAGGAGGGATTCGAACCCCCGCGCGCCTTTCGACGCCTCTCGGTTTTCAAGACCGACCCCTTCAGCCAGACTTGGGTACTCCTCCGTATAATATGAACATGGTGGACCTTGTAGGACTCGAACCTACGACCGGACGGTTATGAGCCGTCTGCTCTAACCAGCTGAGCTAAAGGTCCTAAGCTAGTAGCGGCGGAGGGAATCGAACCCCCGACCTTACGGGTATGAACCGTACGCTCTAGCCAGCTGAGCTACGCCGCCATTATAAATAGATGGTGGAGCCTATCGGGATCGAACCGATGACCTCCTGCGTGCAAAGCAGGCGCTCTCCCAGCTGAGCTAAGGCCCCTTGAAAATGGTCGGGAAGACAGGATTCGAACCTGCGACCCCATGGTCCCAAACCATGTGCTCTACCAAGCTGAGCTACTTCCCGTCCTCATTACGATATAAACATGGCGCGCCCGAGAGGATTCGAACCCCTAACCTTCTGATCCGTAGTCAGATGCTCTATCCAATTGAGCTACGGGCGCATATAAAGTGCCGAGGGCCGGACTCGAACCGGCACGGTAGTCACCTACCGCAGGATTTTAAGTCCTGTGCGTCTGCCAATTCCGCCACCCCGGCATAGGCATGTTGGAGCGGAAGACGGGACTCGAACCCGCGACCCCCACCTTGGCAAGGTGGTGTTCTACCACTGAACTACTTCCGCATTATGCGGGTGGAGGGACTTGAACCCCCACGCCAAAGGCGCCAGATCCTAAGTCTGGTGCGTCTGCCAATTCCGCCACACCCGCATCATGGTGAGCCATGGAGGACTCGAACCTCCGACCCTCTGATTAAAAGTCAGATGCTCTACCTGCTGAGCTAATGGCTCATTAATAAATTAAAAAACTTTATTCAATTTTACTTTACCTGTCCCTTCCTCTACTAGCACACCCAAGATGTCAAGTGCGTCGGGACAACTCGTAACATATTCGAAGAAGTTTTGCTCGTTGCTGAGCTAATGGCTCAAAACAATCTGGTGCCGGCTGCAGGACTTGAACCCGCAACCTACTGATTACAAGTCAGTTGCTCTACCAATTGAGCTAAGCCGGCATAACATGAAGTGCATCAAACTTAGCTGACATCACTCAAAATGGTGGCTCGGGACGGAATCGAACCGCCGACACAAGGATTTTCAGTCCTTTGCTCTACCGACTGAGCTACCGAGCCATACATGGCGGTCCCGACGGGACTCGAACCCGCGATCTCCTGCGTGACAGGCAGGCATGTTAACCACTACACTACGGGACCAATATTGGTTGCGGGGACAGGATTTGAACCTGCGACCTTCGGGTTATGAGCCCGACGAGCTACCTGGCTGCTCCACCCCGCGACGATGAAATAAAAAACTATTCAACGAAACAAAATACATCAAGAAACTTTATACACATGGTGGAGGATGACGGGATCGAACCGCCGACCCCTTGCTTGTAAGGCAAGTGCTCTCCCAGCTGAGCTAATCCTCCATTACATTTTGCCCGGCAACGTCCTACTCTCGCAGGCGGTGTCCCGCCAACTACCATCGGCGCTGGAGTGCTTAACTTCCGTGTTCGGGATGGGAACGGGTGTGACCTCTCCGCTATCGTCACCGAGCAAACATGCTTTAGACAAATGTTATTATAAAGGAATATTTTTTGTTGTCAAGCATTTTTTATTCCTTCAAAACTAGATAACAGGTGTTGTATTGTCTAGCTTCGAACTAACCCCCTCCTACGCCTTCGCTTTTTCCGTTCGACGTGCACGCACGTCTTCGTCAAAAGCTTTTGGCTCCGTCGGATGTTTTCTTGACTACGTCAAGAACCGTTCTCCGCTTTTCTCATGTGCTTAGTTAAGTCCTCGATCGATTAGTATCCGTCAGCTGCACGTGTCGCCACGCTTCCACCTCGGACCTATCTACCTTGTCATCTTCAAGGGATCTTACTCGCTTGACGCGATGGGAAATCTCATCTTGAGGGGGGCTTCACGCTTAGATGCTTTCAGCGCTTATCCCTTCCGCACATAGCTACCCAGCTGTGCCCCTGGCGGGACAACTGGTACACCAGCGGTGCGTCCATCCCGGTCCTCTCGTACTAAGGACAGCTCCTCTCAAATTTCCTACGCCCGCGACGGATAGGGACCGAAC from Anoxybacillus gonensis includes these protein-coding regions:
- a CDS encoding glucose-1-phosphate adenylyltransferase; its protein translation is MVRKKCVAMLLAGGQGSRLSSLTKNLAKPAVPFGGKYRIIDFTLSNCANSGIDTVGVLTQYQPLELNTYIGIGSAWDLDRKNGGVTVLPPYAESSEMRWYKGTANAIYQNLNYLKQYDPEYVLILSGDHIYKMNYAEMLQYHIGKKADVTISVIEVPWEEASRFGIMNTNEEMEIVEFEEKPAHPKNNLASMGIYIFKWSVLKEYLEMDNRNDRSSHDFGKDIIPLLIEEKKRLVAYPFKGYWKDVGTVKSLWEANMDLLEDTPALNLFDHTWRIYSVNPNEPPQYIAPYAQVKESLVNEGCIVEGDVEHSVLFQGVYISQGAKVKDCVVMPNAVIGKNVYIEKAIVPPNVEIPDGTFICADQYEGEVILVTEEILGHFSEREDEKTWEN
- a CDS encoding cation diffusion facilitator family transporter translates to MYDFHHLPHMKVQTTSKKALWTTLLLTTFFTIVEIVGGILSNSLALLSDSAHMASDVIALGLSMFAIYFASRPPNKKFTFGYLRFEIIASFLNGLALVIISIGIFIEGIRRFIHPESIQFSFMLTIATIGFVVNLVLTIVLSRSIKEEENLNVKSALWHFIGDLLSSIGVIISAILIYFTGLYMFDPLISIIIGAIIFVGGLKIVRESYFILMDAVPHEFDIERIRADILSIEGVEDVHELHIWSISTNHYSLTAHVLIHEHIQPFCVILAINEMLKERYNLSHVTVQVEHPSIHQHGEYGKKFLEKKKNMHVDLREI
- the glgB gene encoding 1,4-alpha-glucan branching enzyme — encoded protein: MDEHLLTMSPTDLQMHLFHEGTFYQSYQLFGAHLIKRDGAIQTRFCVWAPHAREVRLVGTFNDWNGEKHKLTKINEQGVWMIVVPENLEGHLYKYEIMTRDGHIVLKADPYAFYAEKRPNTASIVYDLKGYKWNDQAWQRKKKRKPIYEQPMFIYEVHFGTWKKKDDGKFYTYKEMADELIPYVVEHGFTHIELLPLIEHPLDRSWGYQGTGYYAATSRYGTPHDLMYFIDRCHQEGIGVILDWVPGHFCKDAHGLYMFDGEPTYEYMNMQDRENIVWGTANFDLGKPEVHSFLISNALFWLEHYHIDGFRVDAVANMLYWPNSDVLHPNPYAISFLKKLNEVVFAFDPNVLMIAEDSTDWPKVTAPTYDGGLGFNYKWNMGWMNDVLSYMETSMHDRKYMHHKMTFSLLYAYTENFILPLSHDEVVHGKKSLLNKMPGDYWDKFAQLRLLYGYFMTHPGKKLLFMGGEFGQFDEWKDLEQLDWVLFDFDMHRKMDEYVKSLTNFYKKQKALYECDHDPNGFEWIDVNNAEQSIFSFIRRGKKEEDALIVVCNFTNIVYDDYKIGVPFLTSYREVFNSDEVMYGGAGHINKKVLVAHEEPYHGKPHHIRMTIPPYAITILRPIRKREGKESHGTKKVRRYATRRGTRK
- a CDS encoding sugar phosphate nucleotidyltransferase; its protein translation is MGKLMLGVIDATTYKSEMSDLTLQRSIAAVPFAGRYRLIDFVLSNMVNSGIESVAIFPKYQYRSLMDHLGSGKNWDLNRKRDGLFFFPSPDLPISHIGSFQHFQQHIDYFLRSTQKYALICNSYTVCNIDYEEVLRRHITNGCDITRVCYRGKSLDMFILETSLLLDLIANQQRNQYRSIVDVVSDEGNGLTVCDYEYDGYVAVIDSIERYFHHSLELLQPDVWKQLFLKGRPIYTKVKDEPPTKYTSYACVHNAMVANGCIIEGEIENSIISRAVKIGKGTVVRSSIIMQKSQIGDHCHLEYVIVDKDARIGDGIKLIGTPNQPIVIRKGTIQGALMKS